A window of the Equus asinus isolate D_3611 breed Donkey chromosome 20, EquAss-T2T_v2, whole genome shotgun sequence genome harbors these coding sequences:
- the EXPH5 gene encoding exophilin-5 isoform X7, producing MREGSGIPPWDASLLENEFFQVLDDLDSKLAQEQFPSSVNTRTSLNYGSRTQFSHFYSSGNRHGNMTGRHNNHYKETSNMSIYDILRPGTPREGFKTFSPRTRTIYDMYRSREPRVLKEDYMEKNTFGSTSLCFDSRQRSASPATGYFTARSLYFPGTIQNRSGFMPPSHQKSPKRTPLSSIIWNSSDSSRDRQNQEEFLRAPSPMEIDPADQYMYPRCFQENRRYEFYRSQSVYQSVGLHAPMDNAMGPDPLENSENMPFYHQDNPFARSFFSNTFGQSREQRFGQGPFWGQQEEHSSWSEFHQSRKPFTSSDRDFEMTSIEANSASAGHGHSVPSQRWRSFSPSYRTDISREQEEPHPWQFDSQTSTLESMEVSQGNRNQSTHFGTPNVCSMTGSSNHIKPGGLECQQDTCPIEVHINKERYSFGIAQTSASSFKTSFPQIPDDRGNPQSPNFQNSAVTLQKVKPASLPIRRYTEVTMTNSNSVVSPPLTESQPNILVAEVNNEKDLNESILEKDTQLNKMDQTNVTSEIPQPVSQTVISNPLPDFQNPLSQDSAKSNRLVFNASTPVSSKRSPGVISSKDISKIHISHRDKANELKKDKNYTRNRKLGSAISLPFIQENRTTSSFPSPNQGCHEELTVSNEDISNIVKYNRWSSEPPENPAILDIKEEQCTTTHSTNCSKLAAGHNIPCDSLDLSSSTLPDSLSSNNSFPDALLIPSTTLFSRKSLSSKDPSLGEREEKDNDSKNRDNQFTLSPSENQKSNDNCVTVHNEVIDVVKCHSHPPFKDGKGKGKIRQSMSCTEKSSKMESRSTPTSDSRSLSEVNQSNSQDPELHTIYCTLPRQSASFLIGNRKSEGKIMASSFRNEPLPFQIKNNVEDPRGKYTSNEFSPSPESESKCSKVVSDSVSVAPEATQRMTKMKNIGSASVRKGPLPFLIKRAVSCPSGVPSPSVGRDEREKCLVSDTDASAITLRPWERIINPLESDSSIRDCSLTKRCHQKEYFQECTEKDGKISASRMGVFSLSNEDPLPFSSDMSGKESGKTLHKFKTTSMFSVSGDEDNVKCLEVVSIYYTLPRKHSKKFCNLLQKYTQNIDSLTELAKAETETFPNALEKDKLNYSTREQSGTPSPEDLKMLVNSAQENSYCPSHATEKRTLLQLPSSGPSEPTFQEMASVEADVSLHKGESKTREISQDHLAKTPSLSNSQSRKVRGQKLQSETLPTSSVLQGKKVAEKESENCQQSIKSGNSGPFNLPAHSEENVENSQTGRSSGEGAGGGIAITATGSGKCLQKGINDSANGLQPREVRREIGTDFQKMTDEALSDSESQVCALTPALHKLQLDEVTHSGEPDLESLPSEPRKLPQRSQEVNMTENLKAKDEMQKLAWDQPSLPGGSSKYKTSLDDLEKGKNRSSVKHRLAAVSKAGKKFPAKDLSSRRHVATIFPQSGNSSGFGGLSLGTPKCHPLSTEPSPKSTESTDESRFSNDGMDVQKSENPLQVTVISNREASAHLNNQKSNSISQPHQIESENITESPPKDEDSKAVTVAQILESESEVLAQPTITRLGEADFSDHPFPLEPAEKSINSPLASCQQQQRSASSLEREPEPPHHYRSKSLKNINVHGDLLRKSHPPKVRERHFSETASIDNALSGLTLGNEFSNNSGYSRRFKSFSELPSCDENENWALYNSRTRMGRKSVTSISRPIDYGIFGKEQQLAFLENVKRSLTEGRLWKPSFLKNPGFLKDDVINPSNPLKSSTSNSPSNQMPEDGLSPSTPLNIYEEDPVDSDCDTDTTTDDEYYLDENDKESEL from the exons ATGAGGGAGGGAAGTGGCATACCCCCGTGGGATGCTTCACTGCTGGAGAATGAGTTTTTCCAAG ttttAGATGATTTGGATAGCAAACTGGCTCAGGAACAATTTCCAAGCTCAGTGAATACCAGAACATCTCTCAACTATGGATCAAGAACACAGTTCAGTCACTTTTACTCGAGTGGGAACAGACATGGTAATATGACCGGAAGGCACAACAATCACTATAAGGAAACTTCTAATATGTCTATCTATGACATCCTAAGACCAGGAACCCCTAGGGAaggttttaaaaccttttctCCGAGAACAAGGACAATTTATGATATGTATAGGTCAAGGGAACCGAgagttttaaaggaagattaTATGGAAAAGAATACTTTTGGTAGTACTTCTCTGTGTTTTGACAGCAGGCAACGATCAGCCTCACCAGCTACAGGGTATTTCACAGCAAGAAGCTTATATTTTCCAGGCACAATTCAGAACAGGAGTGGGTTTATGCCACCAAGCCACCAGAAGAGCCCCAAGAGAACTCCTTTATCATCCATCATATGGAATAGTTCAGATTCTTCTAGAGATAGGCAGAATCAGGAGGAGTTCCTGAGGGCACCATCACCAATGGAAATTGACCCTGCTGACCAGTATATGTATCCCAGGTGTTTTCAGGAGAATAGGAGATATGAATTTTACCGTTCACAGAGTGTTTACCAAAGTGTTGGTTTACATGCCCCCATGGATAATGCAATGGGTCCTGACCCATTGGAGAACTCAGAGAATATGCCATTCTACCATCAAGACAATCCATTTGCTAGGTCTTTCTTTAGCAATACCTTTGGACAAAGCAGGGAACAGAGATTTGGACAAGGTCCTTTTTGGGGGCAACAGGAAGAACATTCTTCCTGGTCTGAGTTTCATCAAAGCAGGAAACCATTCACTTCTTCTGACAGAGACTTTGAAATGACTTCCATTGAAGCAAATAGTGCATCAGCTGGTCATGGCCACAGTGTTCCTTCTCAACGCTGGAgatcattttctcccagttacAGAACAGATATTTCCAGAGAGCAAGAAGAGCCACATCCTTGGCAGTTTGATTCTCAAACATCCACACTGGAGAGCATGGAGGTGTCACAAGGTAATAGGAACCAGTCGACTCATTTTGGCACACCAAATGTTTGCTCCATGACTGGTTCAAGCAATCACATCAAACCTGGTGGGTTAGAATGTCAACAGGACACTTGTCCTATAGAAGTACATATAAACAAAGAACGTTACTCATTTGGAATTGCTCAGACTTCAGCATCCTCATTCAAAACTTCCTTCCCTCAGATTCCCGATGACAGAGGGAATCCTCAGAGCCCCAACTTTCAGAATTCCGCAGTCACTTTGCAGAAAGTTAAGCCTGCCTCTCTTCCCataagaagatatacagaagtcACTATGACCAACAGCAATTCAGTTGTTTCTCCACCTCTTACTGAAAGTCAACCCAATATCCTGGTCGCAGAAGTGAATAATGAGAAAGACTTGAATGAATCTATTTTGGAAAAAGACACACAACTAAACAAGATGGACCAGACAAACGTGACTAGTGAAATACCTCAACCTGTTTCACAGACAGTAATTTCTAACCCTTTACCTGATTTTCAAAATCCCCTCTCCCAGGACTCAGCCAAGAGCAACAGACTTGTTTTTAATGCATCTACCCCAGTAAGTTCAAAAAGGTCACCTGGAGTCATTTCCAGTAAAGATatctccaaaattcatatatcaCACAGAGATAAAGCCAATGAACTaaagaaagataagaattataCCAGGAACAGAAAACTTGGCTCAGCaatttcccttcctttcattCAGGAAAACAGAACAACATCATCTTTTCCCAGCCCAAATCAAGGTTGTCACGAGGAATTAACAGTAAGTAATGAAGATATTTCAAACATTGTTAAATATAACCGCTGGAGCTCTGAACCTCCAGAAAACCCTGCTATTTTAGATATTAAGGAAGAACAATGTACCACAACTCATTCTACCAACTGTAGCAAGTTGGCTGCTGGCCACAACATTCCATGTGATTCTTTAGATTTGTCATCAAGTACACTACCAGATTCCTTATCATCGAATAATTCTTTCCCTGATGCTCTGTTGATTCCTTCTACTACACTGTTCTCCAGGAAAAGTCTTTCCAGCAAGGATCCATCtctgggagaaagagaagaaaaagacaatgaTAGCAAGAACCGAGATAATCAGTTCACCCTAAGCCCCTCAGAAAACCAAAAAAGTAATGATAATTGTGTGACTGTACATAATGAAGTGATTGACGTTGTCAAATGCCATTCACACCCTCCTTTCAAGGatggaaagggaaaaggaaaaataaggcaAAGCATGTCCTGTACTGAAAAGTCAAGCAAAATGGAAAGTAGATCAACACCCACAAGTGATAGCCGTAGCCTCAGTGAGGTGAATCAAAGCAACTCCCAGGACCCTGAGCTTCACACAATTTATTGCACCTTACCCAGACAATCAGCCAGTTTTCTCATTGGTAACAGGAAGTCAGAAGGTAAGATAATGGCTTCTTCATTTAGGAATGAGCCACTTCCATTCCAAATCAAAAATAATGTGGAAGATCCAAGAGGGAAGTACACATCAAATGAATTCAGTCCCAGTCCTGAGTCAGAAAGCAAATGTTCCAAAGTAGTTTCAGACTCAGTCTCAGTAGCCCCTGAAGCCACCCAGAGgatgacaaaaatgaaaaacattggaTCTGCTTCTGTTAGAAAAGGACCACTTCCGTTTCTCATCAAGAGGGCTGTGTCTTGTCCTTCAGGAGTACCATCTCCCTCAGTTggaagagatgaaagagaaaaatgcttgGTCTCAGACACAGATGCTTCTGCTATAACATTAAGGCCTTGGGAGAGAATCATTAACCCTCTGGAAAGTGACTCATCCATTAGGGATTGTTCTTTAACTAAAAGATGCCACCAAAAGGAATACTTTCAAGAATGCACTGAAAAGGATGGTAAAATTTCTGCCTCCAGGATGGGTGTATTTTCCCTTTCAAATGAAGACCCTTTACCTTTTTCTTCAGACATGTCAGGAAAAGAAAGCGGaaaaacattacataaatttaagACTACGagtatgttttctgtttctggtGATGAAGATAATGTAAAATGTCTTGAGGTGGTTTCAATATATTACACGCTACCAAGGAAACACAGCAAAAAATTCTGTAACCTCCttcaaaaatatacacaaaatattgaTTCACTTACAGAATTAGCTAAAGCGGAGACTGAGACATTTCCTAATGCtttagaaaaagacaaactaaACTATTCTACACGAGAGCAGTCAGGAACACCTTCACCAGAAGATCTAAAGATGTTGGTCAACTCTGCTCAGGAGAACAGCTATTGTCCTTCTCATGCCACTGAAAAAAGGACTCTTTTACAGTTACCAAGTAGTGGGCCCTCAGAACCTACATTCCAGGAAATGGCTTCTGTTGAAGCAGATGTTTCTCTTCATAAAGGAGAATCTAAAACTAGAGAGATTTCCCAAGATCACTTAGCTAAAACACCATCTCTAAGCAATTCACAAAGCAGGAAAGTAAGGGGGCAAAAATTGCAAAGTGAAACCCTACCTACTTCATCagttcttcagggaaaaaaagttGCAGAAAAGGAATCTGAAAATTGTCAGCAATCCATTAAATCAGGTAACAGTGGTCCTTTTAATCTTCCAGCCCATTCAGAAGAGAATGTTGAAAATTCCCAAACTGGGAGAAGTTCTGGGGAGGGTGCAGGTGGCGGTATAGCCATTACAGCTACTGGAAGTGGAAAGTGTCTTCAGAAAGGTATCAATGACAGTGCCAATGGATTGCAGCCTAGGGAAGTCAGGAGGGAAATTGGAACAGATTTCCAAAAAATGACTGATGAAGCACTTTCTGACTCAGAAAGCCAAGTCTGTGCTCTGACTCCAGCTTTGCATAAACTACAGCTTGATGAGGTGACTCATTCAGGTGAACCAGATTTAGAGAGTTTGCCGTCTGAACCCAGGAAACTACCTCAAAGAAGTCAGGAGGTAAATATGACAGAGAACCTGAAGGCTAAGGATGAAATGCAGAAGTTGGCATGGGATCAACCTtcacttcctggaggaagtagtAAATATAAAACCAGCTTGGATGACctagaaaaagggaaaaacagatcTTCAGTTAAACACAGATTGGCAGCCGTGTCCAAAGCAGGCAAAAAATTTCCAGCTAAAGATTTAAGCTCCAGAAGACATGTAGCTACTATTTTCCCCCAAAGTGGCAACAGTTCTGGCTTTGGTGGTTTATCTCTTGGCACACCAAAGTGCCACCCACTGTCCACTGAGCCTTCTCCAAAGTCCACAGAATCCACAGATGAAAGCAGGTTTAGTAATGATGGGATGGATGTGCAGAAATCTGAGAACCCTCTCCAGGTTACTGTAATATCCAACAGAGAAGCTTCTGCACATTTAAACAATCAGAAGTCTAACAGCATTTCACAACCACATCAGATTGAGTCTGAAAATATCACAGAATCACCACCAAAGGATGAGGATTCTAAAGCTGTAACAGTAGCTCAGATTTTAGAAAGTGAGTCAGAAGTCTTGGCCCAACCTACAATCACCAGGCTCGGGGAAGCAGACTTCTCTGACCATCCTTTTCCATTAGAGCCGgcagaaaaatcaataaacagtCCACTGGCCAGTTGTCAGCAACAACAAAGGAGTGCTTCATCTCTGGAGAGGGAACCTGAGCCTCCACACCACTATCGTTCAAAGAGTTTAAAAAACATCAATGTGCACGGCGATCTGCTACGCAAAAGTCATCCTCCGAAAGTCAGAGAGCGCCATTTTTCTGAAACCGCTTCTATTGACAATGCCCTGAGTGGACTGACCCTTGGGAATGAATTCTCTAATAACAGTGGGTACAGTCGAAGATTCAAATCTTTTTCTGAACTTCCGTCctgtgatgaaaatgaaaattgggCTTTGTATAACAGCAGGACAAGAATGGGTCGCAAGTCTGTAACATCTATATCCAGACCTATTGACTATGGAATTTTTGGGAAAGAACAACAGTTGGCTTTCTTGGAGAATGTAAAGAGGTCACTGACAGAAGGAAGATTATGGAAACCGAGTTTTCTAAAGAACCCGGGCTTCCTGAAAGATGATGTAATTAACCCTTCTAACCCATTGAAGTCGTCAACCTCAAATTCTCCTAGCAATCAAATGCCAGAAGATGGCTTATCTCCAAGTACACCACTTAATATCTATGAAGAGGATCCAGTAGACTCAGACTGTGACACAGATACAACCACAGATGACGAATACTACCTGGATGAAAATGACAAAGAATCAGAACTGTGA